GAATTCGAGCAGGTCGAAGAAGTTGTCGCTGCTGTTCCACGCGAGGCCGGCGTCGGCGAAGAGCGTGATCTCGGTGGGGAGATACGGGAAGTTGATCAGGCCGAAGTCGCCCGAGCCCAGCACCGGCGTACGTAGTTCGGCGCTCGCCAGGGCGATGCGCGTGCCGAACAGCCGGCTCGTCTCACCGCAATCGCCCGAGATGGTTGTGTTGCCGTTTGTATCCGTCCCCAGCCCGGGCGTGCACTCGCCGGGTTCGAAGTTGTTGAAGTTGTACCCGCGCACGAAGCCGATGTAGTTCGGATAGCCCAGGTACTGGCGGGTGAAGATGCTCGAATTGAGCGTGCCGGTGCCCGTCTGCTGATTTTCGCTGGCGCCGTAATTGCCGATGTGAAGACCGCGCATCGCAAACGTGAACGGCTTCATGTGGAAGTAGCGCCGTACGTCCCCCATCACCCGGAGGTAGTTGTCGCTGCCGATGTTTGGCGACAGCTGGAGGCGGAAACGGCCGCCGCGCACGGGTGACGTGAAGCCGAAGGAAGAGTTGTCGCCGACGAAGGCGGCGCCGCTCTGAAAGAAGTAGACGGGGTCGCCCTCCTGGTCGTTCAGCTGGATCCGCTCGCCCTGCACGAGCCCGCCGATGGTCGAGACATACCGGCGGATCTCGATGTCTTCGGCGTAGCGCGTAAAGCCAGCCGTAAGCTCGAACCGACGCGTGGTCGAGAGCGGGTAGTTGCCGAGCAGGTCCACCTGGTCGATGAAGATGCGCTGCAGCACCTGGTCGTACGTGGGCGAGCCGCCGATCAGGTTGCCGGCGTCGTCGTAGATCGGCTCGAAGCCCTGCTGGATGTAGCCGAACAGGAGCGGGATGTGGCCGGCCGCCGCGCCGTAGTTGAACCGGTTTTTCTGATTGAGATACGACACCTGGCCGCCGATGTCCTTGAACGAGCCATTGGCCTGGGCGACCACCGTCAGGTTGTGGTTGCCCAGCATGTCGCTGAAGAAGAAGCCGACGCCGCCGGCGACGCCGCCGCCAAACGGCCCACCTACCGACACGCCCACCGAAGGCGGCGCCACGAAGTCGAGCCGGAGCCGCGCGCCGTAGTCCTTTACGTCATAATCCGGGTTCAAAGGCAGTCCGGTCGTGGGGTCGCTGAGGTAGCTGCCCACCAGGCCTTCGTCCACGCCGCGCTGCGGAGGAAGGATGCCGGCGATGGGGTAGGTCGTCTCGCCGTCGAGGCTCGCAATCACCTGGTCGGAATACTCGGGGTTTTCGCTGATCGCCAGCAAGGGCACGACGGGTTGACCCGCGGTTTCTTCCGCCTCGAGGGACACGATCGGATACTCGCCCTCGGTGAAGATGCTGAACATCATCCGGCCGCTCTGTGCCGCGACCGACATGGCCGGCGAAAGCGAGGTGATGCCGCTTACACCCGTCTGCAGATGGGTGATGCGGAACGTGTCGCTCGTGCGCAGCTGATGGCGGTAGATATCCTTGAATCCGTCCTGATCCGAGATGAAAAACAGACTCTGGCCATCCGGCGAAAACTGCGGATTGTGGTGCAAGGCGCCCGGGAAGGGCACGATGGCCCGGGCCTCGCCGGAGGCGACATCGATCAGGCCTATGCGCATCTTGCCGTAGGAGAGCGTCTCGAAGTCCGTGCCGCCCTCCCCGCGGTCGGTGACAAACGCGAGTTGGGCGCCATCGGGCGACCAGGTGGGCTGGAGATCCGCATAGCGGTCGTCGGTGAGCTGGCGGACTTCCGTCGTTTCGAGGTCGAGCAGGTATAGGTCGCTCACGCCGCCGTCGATGCCGGTGAACGCAATCGTCGCGCCGTCGGGCGACCACGCCGTATTTTGCATGGCGCCCACGCCGGCCACGGTGATGCGGCGCTCGACCTTGCCGGAGTCGATGTCCAGGATCTGGATCTCGTTATCTCCATCGGAGAACACGATGAAGGCGAACTTCTTGCCGTCGGGGCTCCACGAGCCGGCGGAACTGATGAAGCGGATGTTGTCGAAATGGGAATCGTACGGCCCGTTTTTCAGCCGCTGGATGACCTCTCCGGTCTCGGCGTTGGCGATGAACAGGTTGATGTTGAACAGGTCGCGCTCGGAGATGAAGGCGACATACCGTCCGTCCGGGCTGGCCGTGGGCGCCAGGTTGATCCGGCCGCCGTCGCCGTCCTTGTCGAGCACCCGCCGGCCGATCGAGTCCGCCGGCGTCCGGTCCTCCACGAGGGGCAGATAGGCGTCCTTGACCGCCTGGATCCACTCGTTCGAGAGGCTGTCCGCCGTGATGCCCAGGGCATAGACAAACGCCGAGTCCAGGCCGGCGCGGCCGCCGAGCTTAAAGAGGCTGGTCACGGCCGTGTCGCCGTATTTGCCGCCGATATAGGCCATATAGGCCTGGCCGTAGCGGTACGGGAAGTACTTGTGGGGCTCACGGGTGAGTTGCTCGGCCGTCGGCAGGTCGTCGTTCATCGCCGCGTCGCGCAGCCACATAGCCGTGTGCGAATCCTCC
This genomic window from Rhodothermales bacterium contains:
- a CDS encoding peptidase S9 — translated: MRTTRRLSVVALLLLGLFVAPANGQYFGKNKVQYDKFKFKVFETEHFEIYFYDETEEAIRDVAMMAERWYQRHSRTFLREFHEKKPLIFYANDADFHQTNAINGQLGEGTGGVTESLKERVVMPLTGIYAETDHVLGHELVHSFQYDIGLATTDSTRFALGAFPLWIIEGTAEYLSVGREDSHTAMWLRDAAMNDDLPTAEQLTREPHKYFPYRYGQAYMAYIGGKYGDTAVTSLFKLGGRAGLDSAFVYALGITADSLSNEWIQAVKDAYLPLVEDRTPADSIGRRVLDKDGDGGRINLAPTASPDGRYVAFISERDLFNINLFIANAETGEVIQRLKNGPYDSHFDNIRFISSAGSWSPDGKKFAFIVFSDGDNEIQILDIDSGKVERRITVAGVGAMQNTAWSPDGATIAFTGIDGGVSDLYLLDLETTEVRQLTDDRYADLQPTWSPDGAQLAFVTDRGEGGTDFETLSYGKMRIGLIDVASGEARAIVPFPGALHHNPQFSPDGQSLFFISDQDGFKDIYRHQLRTSDTFRITHLQTGVSGITSLSPAMSVAAQSGRMMFSIFTEGEYPIVSLEAEETAGQPVVPLLAISENPEYSDQVIASLDGETTYPIAGILPPQRGVDEGLVGSYLSDPTTGLPLNPDYDVKDYGARLRLDFVAPPSVGVSVGGPFGGGVAGGVGFFFSDMLGNHNLTVVAQANGSFKDIGGQVSYLNQKNRFNYGAAAGHIPLLFGYIQQGFEPIYDDAGNLIGGSPTYDQVLQRIFIDQVDLLGNYPLSTTRRFELTAGFTRYAEDIEIRRYVSTIGGLVQGERIQLNDQEGDPVYFFQSGAAFVGDNSSFGFTSPVRGGRFRLQLSPNIGSDNYLRVMGDVRRYFHMKPFTFAMRGLHIGNYGASENQQTGTGTLNSSIFTRQYLGYPNYIGFVRGYNFNNFEPGECTPGLGTDTNGNTTISGDCGETSRLFGTRIALASAELRTPVLGSGDFGLINFPYLPTEITLFADAGLAWNSSDNFFDLLEFSEGRSTEVFSIIDEQGNEQLLEAEVSRRVPVFSAGVSSRFNLFGYIVLEIFYAYPFQRPEKGAHFGFQLIPGW